The region TCAAGTCGATGAAGGATTTAAAGGCAGCACGCCGAATTGGGATTGGCTGGATGGCTATCTCGATCGTTGGTGCCATGCTGGTTGGCCTTGTCGGTGTTGCTTACTTCAATGGATCCGGGATCGTTAATGATCCGGAAACGGTACTAATTCATTTCGCCGAAGTATTATTTAATCCGTATATCACAGGATTCATTTTAGCGGCAATTCTGGCAGCAATCATGAGTACGGTGTCTTCACAGCTGCTTGTTACATCCAGTGCGGTTACAGAAGACTTTTATCGAACCTTCATTAGACGGGATGCATCTGACAAAGAACTCGTCCTTGTCGGAAGATTGGCAGTCTTGGCTGTAGCGATTATTGCCCTGTTACTTGCCTATTCACCAAATGATACGATACTGGGTCTCGTTGGAAACGCATGGGCAGGATTCGGTGCTGCATTTGGTCCAACTATTCTGCTGAGCTTATACTGGAAACGCATGACAATCTGGGGAGCACTTGCAGGTATGGTCGTCGGTGGCCTGACCATTGTTATATGGCTGCTCATTCCAAGCCTCGCAAACTCCGAACTATATGAGTTAATTCCCGGGTTCTTTCTGAGTCTGATTGCAATCATTGTTGTCACGTTAATGACTGAAAAGCCCGGGAAACAAGTTCAGGATCAATTTGAAGAAATGGAACGTAAAATGGAAGAGTAGGGACGGAGGGACAGGCTCCTCCGTCCCATTTTTCCCTCATATATAAATCATCAACTTTTTTATATAGGTCTCCTACACCCGGACAAAACTCTAATGCAGCCAGTACCGCTTCAAGTTGGGTCGTTTTTTCATGATTAGTTACATACAACTTATCAAATATCATTTATCTCCCCTATAAGAATCATACAAAACGATTTACCAATTTTACATTTATAACACCACAATTCAACGATAGACTCATATCCCTTTATTTCAAGGTCAGGCAGGGTAAAGCCATTAAAAAAATGACAGCTCCTTGCCTTCTTTATTTTTAAAAAATTCACTGATTTTAAATTTTTCTGTTGATTTGTTAACGCTTTCTAACGTATGATGATTTACAACCCTCTTCAATGGGAAAATAAATGGAAAGGATTGATGGAATGAACGAGGTAAAAACAATCAAGTCATACTCGTTTCTAGTAAACGGAGAGTGGAAAAACAGTTCTTCGGAAAAGAAGATTGAAATTGAATCCCCATCCAGCGAGGATCGCGTGGGAGAAGTGCAGGCGATGACGGAGCATGAAGTGAATACAGCTGTAACAGGGGCAAAAGAGGCTCAACAGCATTGGGCGCGAAAATCTTTTGATGAGCGTGCACAATTGTTGTATTCCTGGGCGGAGCAGCTGCTTCAGATGAAGGATGAGCTTGCAGAAACAATTATGAAGGAAGTAGGAAAAGGCCTGGCTTCAGCAGAAAAAGAAGTCGTCCGAACAGCCGATTTCATCAAATATACCGCCGAAGAAGGGAAACGGCTGCATGGTGAACTGATTAATGGTGGCAGCTTCAACGCAGGGAGTGCCAATAAGTTCGCCTTGGTAAACCGGAATCCTATTGGCGTTGTACTTGCTATTTCACCGTTTAATTATCCGGTCAATCTGTCTGCGGCTAAAATTGCACCGGCACTGATTGGAGGAAATGCAGTCGTTTTCAAGCCTGCGACACAAGGAGCAATCAGTGGAACGCTTATGATTAAAGCGCTCGACAAGGCGGGACTTCCGTCAGGACTCGTCAATCTTGTAACAGGGAAAGGATCAGAAATTGGTGACCACTTAATTACACACCCGCTGATTGACCTCATTAATTTTACAGGCGGCTCCAATACCGGCAAATCGATTTCCCAAAAAGCGTCCATGATTCCCGTCATTCTTGAGCTCGGCGGCAAAGATCCAGCCATCGTCCTCAACGATGCAGACCTTGACAAAGCTGCAGCTGATATCGTCAGCGGCGGATTCTCGTATTCCGGCCAGCGCTGCACAGCAATTAAACGCATTCTTGCTCAGGATAAAACAGCAGATGCACTTGTTGCAAAAATAGCAGAAAAGATGGAAGGATTGAAAGTCGGTGCACCTGAGGACAGTGCCGATGTTACACCGCTGATTAACAGTAAAGCAGCCGATTATGTAACAGGATTAATTGAAGATGCTACTGAAAAAGGAGCCACAATTGTAAAAGGAAACAAACGTAGCGGCAACCTGATTCATCCAACATTGCTTGATGGTGTGACAAAAGATATGGATATCGCCTGGGAAGAACCATTCGGACCGGTCATTCCGGTAATTCGTGTAAAAAACGTGGACGAAGCAATTCAAATTGCCAACGAATCAGAATACGGATTGCAAGCAAGCATTTTCACAAAAAATATGGAGCAGGCGATCCAGATCGGCAATGAATTGGAAGTCGGTTCCGTCCAAATTAACGGCAAAACTGAGCGAGGTCCTGATCATTTTCCATTCCTCGGTGTCAAAAGTTCAGGCGTTGGCGTGCAAGGGATACGCAGAAGCATCGAATCGATGACCCGCGAAAAAGTTACCGTTCTGAACATGACCCAAGTATAAAAAACATAGCAAAGCCATGGATGTTATCTAAAAAAGATAGCACATTTTATATCCTTTTACGGGACAAAAGCGTCCCTTGCCTATAAACTTTATCCCGCCGAAGACCGATATTGATTCGCAAAGCTGCGATTTTAAAGAATAATCCTTAATATCCAGGAGTGTGAAGTTTGCCATTTGCCGGGCGCTGGAGCTGGACATGGCTCATTCTGCTTCACCCTTTAAAAAAACATCACTATTTCCACCTGCAAGCAGTGATATTTCCCGGGAAATTTGGAAAAAAAAGCAGAATAAAAGAGAAATCAGTAAAATAATAGTAGATTTACAGATAGAAAAGCCGGCCTCGCAGCCGGCTTTTTGTCATCTATTCACCTACTAATACTCTCCAATCCACGATCCTGAGTAGAGGGATAGGTGCAGTTACTGATGAATCCACGAACCTTTTAGTGTAATCGGAAGCAACCACTTAAAATTCTCATGTTATCATTTTCTGTCGCTTCGACAATTTGCAATTCATTTAAGGACGTTAACCCTAAATTAAATATTTCCTGGTTCCAAGTTTGATTTGTCAAATTATATAATATAGAAGATTCACCCATAGATTTTCCTCAAAGCCGCCTTCCCATTTATATTAATTCTCTCTTTATTACCCATCCCGAACACAACGAAAACCCAAATTTCCGGTTGAACTGTCCATTGTATTGGAACTTCTGGCAGCCACCCGATAACGATTACAATACGAATAGTGGCACAAGTAGGATCCGCCACGCATGCTTTTAGATGCTGTTTGCGGGTCTATCCTAGATAATAGATTCATAGATTGATCAAACCAATCGGAACACCATTCCCATACATTCCCTGCCATGTTATATAATCCATATCCGTTTGGAGGGAATGATTCTACTGGGGCCGTTCCTAAATAACCATCTTCCCTCGTGTTTGTTCGCGGGAAATCCCCTTGCCATATGTTGCAATAATGTTCACCGTCTGGGTGTAATTCATCGCCCCATGCATATTTTTTCTGTTCCAGCCCACCCCGTGCCGCAAACTCCCATTCTTTCTCTGTCGGAAGTCGTTTGCCAGCCCATTTGCTAAATGCTTCAGCATCGTTCCAGGATACATGTGTAACAGGATGATCCATATGACTTTTGATACTGGAACCACTACCTTCCGGCTGGTACCAGAATGCATTTTTGACAGCGAACCACCATGGTGTTCCCGGCAGTTGCTGTGACTTCTTCAGCTGTTCGTCAGATAAAAATTTATAAAAAACAAATGACCAACCATATTTTTCAGCATCCGTAACATAACCAGTTTCATCAATAAATCGCTTGAATTCCTCGTTACTCACGGTTGTTCGATCTATATAAAATGGTTTCACCTCAACTTTTCGTACGGGGCCTTCCTTATCAGATGAAAAACCATCTCTATCTTCTGTTCCCATCAAAAATACCCCGCCTGATAAATAAACCATTTTTTCCTTGAATTTAAGACCTCCATTTTCGGTTACTGGACTTTGATGACCTTTCATGTTCACGTTGGAAATGCTGCCTCTGCTTACTGAACAGCATGAATTTTCAGGTGTATGTCGGTTCATAGGTTTATAACTCCCTATAAATGTTTAGTGGTACTCATTTTTTAGGTGGTCGTGTTCTGTACCGAATACGTGAGAACCGTCACCTTGCTTTAACCTTTATTAAACATTCGTCCGCTTCGCCCACTCTTCCCAGTGGTTTCTCAATTCATTAACCAATTCGGGAAAATCAGCAGCAACATTAAACATCTCTGCCCGATCCGTGTCAATATTGTAAAGCTCCCAACCCCTCTCCTTTATTTTAACGAGTTTCCAGTTATCCCGACGTATGGCACAATGTCCTTCATGTTC is a window of Virgibacillus ihumii DNA encoding:
- a CDS encoding NADP-dependent glyceraldehyde-3-phosphate dehydrogenase, which codes for MNEVKTIKSYSFLVNGEWKNSSSEKKIEIESPSSEDRVGEVQAMTEHEVNTAVTGAKEAQQHWARKSFDERAQLLYSWAEQLLQMKDELAETIMKEVGKGLASAEKEVVRTADFIKYTAEEGKRLHGELINGGSFNAGSANKFALVNRNPIGVVLAISPFNYPVNLSAAKIAPALIGGNAVVFKPATQGAISGTLMIKALDKAGLPSGLVNLVTGKGSEIGDHLITHPLIDLINFTGGSNTGKSISQKASMIPVILELGGKDPAIVLNDADLDKAAADIVSGGFSYSGQRCTAIKRILAQDKTADALVAKIAEKMEGLKVGAPEDSADVTPLINSKAADYVTGLIEDATEKGATIVKGNKRSGNLIHPTLLDGVTKDMDIAWEEPFGPVIPVIRVKNVDEAIQIANESEYGLQASIFTKNMEQAIQIGNELEVGSVQINGKTERGPDHFPFLGVKSSGVGVQGIRRSIESMTREKVTVLNMTQV
- a CDS encoding formylglycine-generating enzyme family protein: MNRHTPENSCCSVSRGSISNVNMKGHQSPVTENGGLKFKEKMVYLSGGVFLMGTEDRDGFSSDKEGPVRKVEVKPFYIDRTTVSNEEFKRFIDETGYVTDAEKYGWSFVFYKFLSDEQLKKSQQLPGTPWWFAVKNAFWYQPEGSGSSIKSHMDHPVTHVSWNDAEAFSKWAGKRLPTEKEWEFAARGGLEQKKYAWGDELHPDGEHYCNIWQGDFPRTNTREDGYLGTAPVESFPPNGYGLYNMAGNVWEWCSDWFDQSMNLLSRIDPQTASKSMRGGSYLCHYSYCNRYRVAARSSNTMDSSTGNLGFRCVRDG